AAAGAAAGGGACTAATCCCCCCGCATCCCGATAATTATCGGGATTAAGCGGGGCTTTCGGGATGTAGTTCGGCATTACCATTCTACAAACTAATCCGCCTCAGGTGGAGAACTATTGTAGTTTAAGAAATAGTATTAATTAAAATGCGTTAATTGGAAAAAAATAAAAAGAGAAAAATATATAAAAATCATAAACAGCTAATGTTCAAAAACCACTCAAAACTTTTACTTTTAACTCAGCCTAATCAAACGTAACTTTGCAGCCAAATTATGAGTGAAATAAAAGAATTATTCGATGTGCAGAAGATGATGGGCGATATGAGTCAAACTGCTGCAAAAATTATGAAGGGCTACGAAACCCTCCAAAACATTGGCGAAGTAGAAATAGGTACTACACCCAAAGACTTGGTATGGCAAAGCGACAAGGTAAAAATGTACCACTACCAACGTGATACTAAAGCCAAATCGACCATACCTGTATTGGTATCGTTTGCTATGCTCAACCGCCACGATGTCTTGGACATACAGCCTGATAGAAGCTTGATGAAAAAATTGCTCGACGAAGGTTTGGATGTCTATATAATGGACTGGGGCTACCCCACCAAACAAGACCGCTATCTTACGATGGAAGATTATATACTCGGGTACATGGACGATGCAATCAACTTTTTGCGTAAAAGCACAGGCAATGATAAGATACATAAAATGGGCATTTGCCAAGGTGGCACCTTCTCTATGATATATGCAAGCATTTTCCCAGAGAAAATACAATCGCTTACTACTTATGTAGCTCCCTACGATTTTTCTACAAATGCCTGTATGCTTTTCAATTGGACAAAAGATATAGACGTAGATACAATGGTTGACACCTTGGGTATTATACCTGCTGAAATGCTCAACCAAGCTTTTGGTATGCTTAAACCCAGCATGGATGTAAGCAAATACATGGGCTTAATGGACTCACTTGAAGACAAAGAAAAAATACTTTCGTTCCTACGTATGGAGAAATGGAAAGCCGATTGTCCTGATATGCCTGGAGAGTTGTTCCGCAAATACATTAAAGATTTATTCCGAGATAACAAATTGGTAAAGGGCGAATTTGAATTAGGCTCCTATAAAGTTAATTTAAAAAATATGACCGCTCCTTTTCTCAATGTTTATGCAACTGAGGATAACATTATACCCAATGAATCAACCCTTGGAATTGAAGACAAACTAGGTAGTAAAGATGTTACCTCTTATCCTTTCCCCGGCGGACACATCGGTGTATTTGTAGGCGGTAAATCGCAAAAAGAATTAGGACCTGCTGTTGCCAAATGGGTGATAGAGCATAGTTAGTCGCTACTTATAAGATTGCAAGTACGAGTAGCACCATTATGCTGCGACTATAAGCCGACTTATAGAAGAAATATTCGCCAAAACTCCTAAATTAACGTAGGTTATCTGCACTGGTTTTAGAGACCTAAGTTCCGATTATTCGTTAGCCGCAAGTATTTGACCTCCTACTTGATACTATATTCAATACTTTATACTTCCACTCTTTTTTGGCAAGCCAAAAGTTTGTGCCTACTTTCGCAAACGATGAAAATAATTTTGAGTACCTTAGCGGTTTGCCTTGTATCTGTATCGGCATTTTCGCAAGAGTTGGCAAGCATGCCAGGGTTTTTAGAGAGTATTAAAGCAGGGAAACATTTTGAACCTGATAGTGCGTATGACCAATCGTGGTTTAATATTTTGGACGAAGAAGCCAAGGCTAACAAAATATTTTTTACAGGAGAGAATCACAATTACCGTAAAATAAACGCCAAACTCAAATTACAACTATTTAAATATCTTCACGAAAAAGCAGGTGTAAATGTATTCATCGCCGAAATGGGCTGGTGTTGTGCTTTGCTACATAACAAATATTTGCAAACTGCCGACAGTTCTGCTTGGGATGTG
This genomic interval from Bacteroidota bacterium contains the following:
- the phaC gene encoding class III poly(R)-hydroxyalkanoic acid synthase subunit PhaC, with the translated sequence MSEIKELFDVQKMMGDMSQTAAKIMKGYETLQNIGEVEIGTTPKDLVWQSDKVKMYHYQRDTKAKSTIPVLVSFAMLNRHDVLDIQPDRSLMKKLLDEGLDVYIMDWGYPTKQDRYLTMEDYILGYMDDAINFLRKSTGNDKIHKMGICQGGTFSMIYASIFPEKIQSLTTYVAPYDFSTNACMLFNWTKDIDVDTMVDTLGIIPAEMLNQAFGMLKPSMDVSKYMGLMDSLEDKEKILSFLRMEKWKADCPDMPGELFRKYIKDLFRDNKLVKGEFELGSYKVNLKNMTAPFLNVYATEDNIIPNESTLGIEDKLGSKDVTSYPFPGGHIGVFVGGKSQKELGPAVAKWVIEHS